The Armigeres subalbatus isolate Guangzhou_Male unplaced genomic scaffold, GZ_Asu_2 Contig411, whole genome shotgun sequence genomic sequence agtaATTGTCTCCGCTAATAagagtttacattatgctaatttagCGCTAGAATTGTCGGATAATGCATTGTCCTCTAGAACTAGATaataatattatatattatataaacgggccaataaaacataaaacttataatgtgtgtcgtaacaatatctcaatctacaaaacatatcgtatcggcataatgttttaatcggttgcaactgctcaataaataatattcctttttatagtcattgagcacaatttgcttatttataaattaaccgccaattcatgccctgaaggatgcctttccaacaggcaacatgctacacgcagatgaaattactctttttctctctgtttactcacattcgccatgcgctgaaggttgtctctccagcgggtggcatactaaacacggagacagatatctcttattctctctgtttacatttcgtttgacagaagatactcgattgaactagtacagcaccattcgaaatcttgtactgcgactgaatgaagtcgaacgaaatacataatgccgcaattttttcgaaacgaatgcaaaaacgtacgaatcgagtgattcgattcgagatgcacaatgccacccctggctTTAAATTTGAACCACTGATCGTAACGTCCGTCAAAAGTGGGTAACGGAGCCTGCTGCAAAATTAGCGAAGGTGGATTTCGTGCCTGAGTATGTGTTCCGCTACCACCAGCTGAGCCATGCCCACCGGAATTCAATGCAATCAGCTGTTTTTGTCTTGCGGCTGTAGAGACTTCAGCTACAGCTTGTTGCTCATCCTCGTACGcctgaatcatttcacaaatagAAATCCGGGTGAACTCGTACACCTCCTCAAAGTCGATGAAGTTTTGTTCGAACTCAGCTTTACGAGCCGGGTCCGTCAAGTAAATGCGAttttgaaatccattgaattcgtCGTAAGAAGAATCCACTGTCTTCAAATAGAGCTTCAGGGCATGGAAGCTGAATTTGTCATGGCTCATGTTTGACGCAACAATTGCCGTTCGTATTCTTTCTACTTTATTTCTAGATGCCTGGCAACACTGAATTAGTGCCTCAACCGTTTCGGCCATGATTTTTTCCTCACGACGTTGTTCTTGTTCCTCTCTCTGATCACGCACACTACGATATGCGCCGCTGTTTCCAACCGGTGTTGAAAATGGCGTCGACGGAAATAacaattttttcacttttccgGATCTGAGGAACATATCATTCCATAACTTTCCGAGTGTTTCATCGGAATCACTGTCTTTTATCGATTCCGTAAGTTTCGAATTCCTGGGAATCAATCTTCAGCTTTCCTCTAGCCGATCACTACGTcacacttttctggcactaccGAGCCAGAAATCAATTCGCGTCCGAAACTGCGTCAAGCCGTCGAAACACGTCAAAATATTTCCCGAATCGCGCACGAAAATAGGGAATCAAAGCACTAATTCATTATCCGGTACGTTAAGGACCATGTTCCTTCGGATAATCAGTGAAATTAGCACTAATGGACtgtatttttaacaattttatttAGCGATAAGAAAAGCGAACTGATCGCAATGCTGTACGTAAGATaactaaaaaaaagttcaagcgCTGAGTCTTCTCACCACTCACACGTTGAAATGTGTGCAACACTACACGGaaagaaattcaatttatttatctCGAAACAGGATGAAAATTAAAATGGGTAcaactagatccaaaaaaagctcgttgctatgaaaaacgacaacaaaataaatgtcgtttcctgttgttgatgtgtttgttattgtccaaatatggtctagtagcctaaaaatttgaacatatcgacataaggagagtgaatcctgaacaaaatatgatcagaacacatcgagataaagagatatcgagatagggagattaTCTatagatgtagaaagcccaaatgtatgtagattgaagggactgagtgggctgacaatagtcattctcgtcgtatgaagaaagcgaaaaaaatttagtcttcgtcataacattgcacgacgcaacacctattcgttttcttcgcgccgcatgcgtaccacgacgatagtcgcgcagccaaaagttatgacgattttcgtcgtcacttcttcacacaatttattgcacgtcattatagacggactggttaaaaacataatatcgtctgaaataaacaaatagtaggagaTTTGGTAACgtaaatgtatcgataacattcataacgctttcatacgttgcttcaaattcattattacaaagaattagtaaaaatcttcgcatggcagctgccgcttgaagaataacggtatgaagtcttcgttcttcgatgtcgtcaggacgatttggttacaagacgaaagctaacgtcgtgcgcgtcattgacgatgtgtagagtagcaatgaagaccatgcaactcgtcgctactgtggcatttcgtgctatgacgatgacgattgtcagccctgggactgaggaaaccatcaacatagggagagatattgagatatagaacatcgagatgtagagagtcgactgtagtatAGATTGATGGGATAAAATATGGTTGCTGTCATGGgttgagcttaccaggctcaagAAATCATTCGAGCATTAAAATCAGAGAATGTCTAAAAATCTTTTCAAAGCAGTTCAATTTACATGTTCTAAGACTTCACAAACAGCTGATTTCATTATGCTTTTATGGGTTGAGCGTACCAGGCTCAAGAAATCATTCAagcattaaaatcagaaaatttccaaaaacagagttggattttcataACCCAACTGATCCGATAGCGATCCGAATCCGATAGATGATCCGATCCGATAGCAACCGACAAACCCACTCCAGaattggattttcttgacccaactaggttcGATGACGTATCCAGccatcgaccaacccactccagagttggattcttgacccaactaggtccgatggcgtatccagccatcgaccaacccactccagagttggattttcttgacccaactaggtccgatggcgtatccagccaccgaccaacccactccaaaGTAATAATGCACTCAAGTAAAAgatctattttattttattcttctcATTATTACTATTCTCTACAAGTATGAATCAAGATTTGTCTTGCGCTACCCACCATTGATAAGCCTACGACCTCCTTGGGGATCGCGTCCCACAGTTTGGAAAGCCATGGTCTAACGCATGCGGTAAAAGCTCGGTAGGTCTTCACCTAACTTAAGTAAAGATGGGCGGACGATGTCGGCCAAGGTGTAGGctgataaattacaattacaaagtTGTTTTTAACTACATTTTCGGCATATGATTGAATATAAAATCTCAATTAACCTGCAATCTCCATTGCACAAAGtttataaaaatgttcaaacgCATCCTCAAGTCACCATATTTGCGTTTGTTGTTGTTTAAGTAAAGTTGTTATGTAAAGGCTTTCTTTTGTTAATCTTCTGGCTTCGAACTCCGTTTACTAAATATATTTCACATAAACTTCTACATTCGTTCCGACAGCAGATGTACCTCGCCGTATCTCAATGTATCATCCAACggcttttcaaaacgcattCTTCGACATGGCCCTCCCGTAGAATCAGATCACACTCATCAATCACTTCAAGTATAGTCAGAGCAAGTCAATAAACAGAAACATAATGCAACAGAGAGTGCTGACTTTAGTAAATTTCACAGAACTGATTTGCGGTACTGTGAGAGTTGCAAATAATGAATGAAACATGAGTTGACAAAGattaatgtttcaaaaataaaagCATCGATTAGAAGTATTCCTTCCATATTGATGAAGCTGCACGATGCCACGACATTCATTGAGGTGTATCTTCAcgctgttgttgctgctgctgctgacggCGTTGATCATCATTCGTATTACTAGGCGCGGCTGGTCGGTCCAGAAGTGGAGCTTCATCTGCTGCTTCCGTGGGCACGGGGGGCGCTGCTGGCGCAGCAGCAGCCGGTTGATTATAGTTGGCTGCTCCCGGTGGAGGTGGTCGTCGGAAGTACAGTGCTGCTCCGAGCACCACCGTGAGCATCGTGATCAGGTAGAGATCCCAGTTCGAAGCAATGTTTTCGTCCAGTTCCAACAGAACGCTGAAGGGGGACTAAAATCGAATGTAGCGAATTTTTCaaagtaagtttttttttattatcaaatCGCAATTCTTTACCTCTCGTAGTGATTCCAACTTGAACAGTAGTTGCAGCTTCATCAGTGCCAAAGTAACGGGAACCTTGGCATCTACACTGGTCTCCGCGGCCAAATCGTAGCACCGTTTGGCTAGGTGAATATCTTTCTTCATTCCGAGCCCCTGTTCGTGCATATAACCCAGGTTGAACATTGCTTGGGCGTTGTGCTGCTGTTCCGAGGCCATCCTGAAAAAATGCAACATATGTGTATTTGAGAAATTAAATATTAGGAgcctttttcatttttaaaaagtTATCCCAtcataaaaactacgaaaagGGTAGGTTAGCTTAATGGAAACATAATTTATCTAAACGTCTAAAGAGCCTTCTGAGATGACGTGAACCATCTGCAAGAGAGTTAAAAAATCCTACATTTGGCACTCACCTGTAGTGGGAAGCAGCAGTCTCGAAATCAACGTTCGTGCCCAATCCGTAGTAGTGATAGTCACCCAACTTCACCTGTGCCGCCGAGTAGCCCTGAGCCGCAGCACGTCCCCAGAATTGCAACGCTCGAATCAGCTCTTCCTCCCTATTCTGGAACAAATTGATCTCTCCCCTATCCAACAGGAAGGCGGCGTTGCTCTGCGCTACCTCGTAGCCCAATTCGGACATCAGTGTGTACTGCATAAAAGCTTCCTCGAACCGATAAGAACGATAATCCTGATGGGCAGACATCAATCTCTCGGACCACTTTCCTCTCTCGGCAACATTTTTGAACAGCTCTACTGCGGTCGGACAAGATCGCATCATACCCAGTCCTACAGCGTGCATTTGACCCAGGTTGTAGAAGGCCAACACATGCCCCGATTGTGAGGCCAAATTGAAATACTTGTTCGCCAGTTTGAAGTCCCTCTTTACGCCGATTCCGCTAAAGTACATGTTTCCGAGCTGAAGCTGACCATCGACCCAACCCTGGTCGGCGGCTTGTGTAAAATATTTCAATGCTTTTACGGTGTCCTTCGGGACGCCCTTGCCATGTAGAAACATGACACCTAAGCCAGATTGTCCAACAGGGTTACCCAAGTCTGCGGCCTTcttgaaatatttaaaagcaGTGTCATTATCCGCTTTAATGTTGTCGCTTCCTTCCAGGTAGATCTTTCCCAAAAAGGCCATGGCCACAGCATTACCCGCGTTTGCCGCCTGGCTAAAATACTGCAACGCTTTTTGGTGGTCCAGTGGAATACCGCGACCGCCTTGGTAGTGAAGCTGGCCCAAACCCACCTGGGCCTGAACATCTCCTTTATCCGCAAGCAGCTGATAATAATCAATCAGATCGTTGTCCAATATTCCAGAGCTCGGTCCGGCATTTTCGATTTCATCCAGAAGCCTGATTCGGTGAACGGCGACTCCACCCGAGAACGTCACTTTGTCGGCCACCTTCGTGGCTACTTTCCTGTAAAAATCCAACGCCGTTTCGCAACTGTTCGGCACGCCTACTCCCGCCCAAGACCGATATCCAAGCGCCATTTGGGCCCACGAATTGTCCCCCAGGGCGGCCATTGTGTAGTACACCAAAGCCTTGGACTGACTAACGTTGAACCCAATTCCCGTAGCGTACATCAGACCTAATCCCATCTGAGCTTCGGGCAACCCTTCCTCGGCCAGTTCCAAAAATGTCTTCTTCGCTGCTTCCGTATCCATGTGTACCGGATGACCCAACAGCTGAGCCCAAGCGACATGAATCCTTGCCAATGGATGGCCCTTATTGGCTGCCTCCACCATTAGCTTATGCCCCTGCAGCTTGTCCACCTTGGTCCTATTGAGTACCACCATCGCCCTATC encodes the following:
- the LOC134204136 gene encoding protein sel-1 homolog 1-like, yielding MRTIVFLFCAATLILFGEVWSSELESLPQGPEETSATSAGNNRKREGEGKNAEEDGVKETKESSNQRKSAEGLLEELVLEKSGKKSSEKSEYEVLSDDLQFMHSAIKIVKAPDLSQDKESRKMSEMLNELLDSHERMIQKIESEIEEINRLSPEDEEPVVVTPEQLEAQEAYDRAMVVLNRTKVDKLQGHKLMVEAANKGHPLARIHVAWAQLLGHPVHMDTEAAKKTFLELAEEGLPEAQMGLGLMYATGIGFNVSQSKALVYYTMAALGDNSWAQMALGYRSWAGVGVPNSCETALDFYRKVATKVADKVTFSGGVAVHRIRLLDEIENAGPSSGILDNDLIDYYQLLADKGDVQAQVGLGQLHYQGGRGIPLDHQKALQYFSQAANAGNAVAMAFLGKIYLEGSDNIKADNDTAFKYFKKAADLGNPVGQSGLGVMFLHGKGVPKDTVKALKYFTQAADQGWVDGQLQLGNMYFSGIGVKRDFKLANKYFNLASQSGHVLAFYNLGQMHAVGLGMMRSCPTAVELFKNVAERGKWSERLMSAHQDYRSYRFEEAFMQYTLMSELGYEVAQSNAAFLLDRGEINLFQNREEELIRALQFWGRAAAQGYSAAQVKLGDYHYYGLGTNVDFETAASHYRMASEQQHNAQAMFNLGYMHEQGLGMKKDIHLAKRCYDLAAETSVDAKVPVTLALMKLQLLFKLESLRESPFSVLLELDENIASNWDLYLITMLTVVLGAALYFRRPPPPGAANYNQPAAAAPAAPPVPTEAADEAPLLDRPAAPSNTNDDQRRQQQQQQQREDTPQ